The bacterium genome includes a window with the following:
- the rplT gene encoding 50S ribosomal protein L20, with product MTRVKRGTIAHKKRKALLKYTKGFMWGRKAKEAAAKEALLHAWTHAFQGRKQKKRDFRTLWNVKIGAASRPLGIKYSQLIAALKKANVKLDRKIMADLAENEPKIFAQIIEKVK from the coding sequence ATGACAAGAGTTAAGCGCGGTACAATTGCCCACAAAAAAAGAAAAGCCCTTCTTAAATACACTAAGGGGTTTATGTGGGGCCGAAAAGCTAAAGAAGCGGCGGCTAAAGAAGCTCTTCTACATGCTTGGACGCACGCCTTCCAAGGCCGCAAACAAAAGAAGCGCGATTTCCGCACTCTTTGGAATGTAAAAATCGGCGCCGCTTCCCGCCCGCTGGGAATTAAATACAGCCAGCTGATCGCCGCTCTGAAAAAGGCCAACGTGAAACTTGATAGAAAGATTATGGCTGATCTTGCCGAAAACGAACCGAAGATCTTTGCGCAAATCATAGAGAAGGTAAAATAA
- a CDS encoding 50S ribosomal protein L35 — MRHSVRERIKVTGTGKLIKRRMGLNHFKAKKSSRQLRRKTDSQVSSVDLKMFKKYL, encoded by the coding sequence ATGAGACATAGCGTACGAGAAAGAATTAAAGTCACCGGAACCGGAAAGCTTATAAAGCGCCGGATGGGTCTTAACCATTTCAAAGCGAAAAAGAGCTCCAGACAGCTACGCCGCAAAACCGACAGCCAAGTCAGCTCGGTTGACTTAAAGATGTTTAAGAAATACCTTTAA
- a CDS encoding MFS transporter, with protein MFKNINPVVKIFVIADFFYNAAFASFAPVFAIFITGQIAGGSASVAGFATASFWVVKSIFQLPVARFLDRTDGERDDFWAMWAGYFFTGFIPIAYIFATEPWHLYLIQGVYGFLMAWLVPAWYSIFTRHVDKWRISFEWSLESVFSVGMATAAAAALGGYLVDTFSFQFVFLASGLTAILSSFMILLVRRHLLPQGHQERIFPEKHHGTR; from the coding sequence ATGTTCAAGAATATAAATCCTGTAGTAAAAATTTTCGTTATTGCCGATTTCTTTTACAACGCGGCCTTTGCCTCGTTTGCTCCCGTATTCGCTATCTTCATTACCGGGCAGATTGCCGGTGGATCGGCGAGTGTGGCTGGATTCGCTACTGCATCGTTTTGGGTAGTGAAATCCATTTTTCAGCTACCAGTAGCCAGATTCTTGGATCGCACCGACGGTGAGCGGGATGATTTTTGGGCGATGTGGGCGGGATATTTTTTTACAGGCTTTATACCGATAGCTTATATTTTCGCGACCGAGCCGTGGCATCTGTATCTTATTCAGGGTGTGTATGGATTCTTGATGGCTTGGCTGGTGCCGGCTTGGTATTCAATTTTCACCCGCCACGTCGATAAATGGAGAATCAGTTTTGAGTGGAGTTTGGAAAGCGTTTTTTCTGTAGGAATGGCTACGGCGGCTGCGGCAGCGCTTGGTGGGTATTTGGTAGATACATTCAGTTTCCAGTTTGTATTCCTGGCCTCCGGTCTTACCGCAATACTTTCATCTTTTATGATTTTGCTGGTTCGGCGTCATCTCTTGCCTCAAGGTCATCAAGAAAGAATTTTCCCGGAGAAGCATCATGGAACCCGTTAG
- a CDS encoding polyphenol oxidase family protein, with amino-acid sequence MENPTPKTPEQQMDGKEKIESGIWQAGVFQKFSGEVRYGGSTNLFKEDLGMDPKAVDLKLFGKTDRLDQAMKEKRRPARFLIELLERVDPDADSHDIVKTQLQHTNKIVAVDEDFLKLNPKERIQHTLATDGLITNIEHQPLYISAADCTPVAIYDPENRAVGLFHSGWKGTAALISVEGIKQMSEKYGTKPESLAVSIGPSIAPEDFEVDKPVYDKFSEHYSPEEMGQLFQSHSDGKYLLDVPKAIKIQLVRAGVKEENIEVSEYSTSRNNDIFPSARKTGGVQNIDAAIFLMSLSGRISSETK; translated from the coding sequence ATGGAAAATCCGACACCAAAAACTCCAGAACAACAGATGGATGGGAAAGAAAAGATTGAGAGCGGGATTTGGCAGGCTGGGGTATTTCAAAAGTTTTCAGGCGAGGTTCGATACGGTGGATCAACTAATCTTTTCAAAGAAGATTTAGGTATGGATCCGAAGGCGGTTGATCTCAAGCTTTTCGGCAAGACGGATCGGCTTGATCAGGCAATGAAAGAAAAGCGCCGGCCAGCAAGGTTTTTGATAGAACTTCTCGAGAGGGTTGATCCCGATGCCGATTCCCATGATATTGTAAAAACCCAACTTCAACACACCAACAAAATTGTCGCGGTTGATGAAGATTTTTTGAAACTTAATCCCAAAGAGAGGATCCAGCATACGTTAGCGACGGATGGCCTAATTACCAATATTGAACATCAGCCTTTGTACATATCGGCTGCTGACTGTACCCCAGTGGCTATATATGACCCCGAGAATCGAGCGGTGGGACTTTTCCATTCAGGCTGGAAGGGTACGGCCGCTTTGATATCAGTGGAGGGCATAAAACAGATGAGCGAAAAATACGGCACCAAGCCGGAGAGTTTGGCGGTATCCATTGGCCCGTCAATCGCCCCCGAAGATTTTGAGGTAGATAAGCCGGTATATGATAAATTTTCCGAACATTATTCTCCTGAGGAGATGGGGCAGTTATTCCAATCTCATTCGGATGGGAAGTATCTGTTAGATGTTCCGAAGGCGATTAAGATTCAATTGGTTAGGGCCGGCGTAAAAGAAGAGAATATTGAAGTTTCAGAATATTCTACCTCTAGAAATAATGATATTTTCCCATCTGCTAGGAAAACTGGGGGTGTTCAAAATATTGATGCCGCCATATTTCTTATGAGTCTATCAGGGCGGATTTCTTCGGAGACGAAGTAG
- a CDS encoding uracil-DNA glycosylase: MNKADRLRDLEKEIAADKSLPLQGANLVFGEGNINCAVLFIGEAPGAKEDELKRPFVGRSGQLLDKNLEKIGWKRADVYITNIVKRRPPENRDPSPKEIAAYKPYLTKQIKIIQPKIIVTLGRFSMNYFLPEGKISRDQGKIFSAGGLPAYGGAKGDQGGSSFGGEEYLLMPMFHPAAAMRGTRVMKEFEKTFRRLPKLVRKAAELPKK, encoded by the coding sequence GAGATCTAGAAAAAGAAATTGCGGCGGACAAATCCCTGCCTCTGCAAGGGGCCAATTTGGTTTTCGGCGAAGGCAATATTAATTGCGCGGTTTTGTTTATCGGGGAAGCTCCGGGGGCCAAAGAAGATGAGTTAAAAAGACCATTTGTCGGGCGCTCGGGCCAGTTGTTGGATAAAAATTTGGAAAAAATCGGCTGGAAGCGGGCGGATGTGTATATCACTAATATTGTAAAACGCCGCCCGCCGGAGAATCGCGACCCATCCCCCAAGGAAATTGCCGCCTACAAACCATATTTAACCAAGCAGATCAAAATTATTCAGCCGAAAATTATTGTGACCTTGGGGCGGTTCTCAATGAATTATTTTTTACCGGAAGGGAAGATTAGCCGCGATCAAGGGAAAATTTTTTCCGCCGGAGGTTTACCCGCCTATGGCGGCGCCAAAGGCGACCAGGGCGGATCCTCCTTTGGAGGAGAAGAGTATTTGTTGATGCCCATGTTTCATCCCGCGGCGGCTATGCGCGGCACCAGAGTAATGAAGGAATTTGAGAAAACGTTTCGGAGATTGCCGAAGTTAGTTAGGAAGGCGGCCGAGTTACCGAAGAAGTAA
- a CDS encoding ATP-dependent Clp protease ATP-binding subunit produces MRNREVEIYFDEPRLKMTLAGRLFVRVCVYAGNAVLIVAAALFLSEDVPELKAAGALLTLFLLDRFRTFNHAERFLTRLPVGRINAARYIPPSSYAAIEWAADRSIFAGGNVYLYLLKKLASRKEIAEGLLRMDIAVVDLESQIEKIASASGNIKETKDVILGKIGILVGKAFDEAMQTSSAEIEPKDFFAALDNLGDPDLDKIFQFFDVDKGDLESALLASRFRSSFSGLTRMPASLVGLMSRPHRSRHRIMNRAWTARPTPFLDQFSRDLTDLARSEQVGFLIGHANEYDRLVDVLARPGRPNALLIGEAGSGKSTLVAHLAFEMIKDRVPAPLFDKRLVELEIGSLVSGAADEELQNRVNRIINEIVLAGNIILYIPDMHNLARTSGQGKMNAADILLPAIKGDAFSVIGATSPREFKQYLEASSDLVSGFENIKVQEISEAEAVQFLVYESLILEREFKTVISFSALKEATKLAHQYFRDKMLPASAEDLLKESLADSVSKKKKILTAEDVVAVAEKKVNVPIHKAGKAEAEQLLNLEELIHERMVDQVEAVGAVARSLREYRSGLSRKGGPIATFLFVGPTGVGKTELSKILAKVQFGSKEEMIRLDMSEYQEKSSISRLIGSADGGVSGVLTGAIAEKPYSLILLDEFEKAHPDILNLFLQVFDDGRLTDSVGRTMDFQNTIIIATSNANSEFIKTQIEAGVAVKEISEQLKKKLTEHFKPELLNRFSGIVVFKPLSPEDIAAITVIQLGDLAATLRENQGIDLSFDSAVISEIARLGYDPVFGARPLRGVISEKLKGVLSEKILKGEVKKGDNIKIDFKSERFEIVKS; encoded by the coding sequence ATGAGAAACCGTGAAGTAGAAATATATTTTGATGAGCCGAGGCTGAAGATGACTTTGGCCGGCCGGTTGTTCGTTCGAGTCTGTGTTTACGCCGGTAATGCCGTTCTGATAGTGGCAGCAGCTTTGTTTCTGTCGGAAGATGTGCCGGAATTAAAAGCCGCCGGAGCATTACTGACTTTGTTTCTACTCGATCGTTTTCGCACCTTCAATCATGCCGAGAGATTTTTGACCCGCTTACCCGTAGGGCGAATCAATGCGGCTCGCTATATCCCGCCGTCTTCCTATGCCGCGATAGAATGGGCCGCTGATCGGTCCATTTTTGCCGGAGGCAATGTTTATCTCTATTTGCTGAAGAAGCTCGCCTCCCGTAAAGAGATTGCGGAGGGTTTACTGCGGATGGATATAGCTGTTGTTGATTTGGAATCTCAAATTGAAAAGATTGCGTCCGCCTCCGGAAATATTAAAGAAACCAAGGACGTGATTTTGGGAAAGATCGGGATTTTGGTCGGGAAGGCTTTTGATGAGGCGATGCAGACCTCCAGCGCCGAGATAGAGCCGAAAGATTTTTTTGCCGCATTAGATAATTTAGGCGATCCGGATCTTGATAAGATATTTCAATTCTTTGATGTGGACAAGGGTGATTTGGAGAGCGCTTTACTGGCCAGCCGGTTCCGCTCTTCGTTTTCTGGGTTGACCAGAATGCCCGCTAGCTTAGTTGGTCTTATGAGCCGTCCGCATCGCTCCCGTCATCGGATAATGAACCGCGCTTGGACTGCCCGACCTACCCCATTTTTGGACCAATTTTCCAGAGATCTCACCGACTTAGCCCGTTCCGAGCAGGTTGGGTTCCTGATTGGCCATGCTAACGAATACGATCGCTTAGTGGACGTGCTGGCGCGCCCCGGTCGGCCAAATGCTTTGTTGATAGGTGAGGCGGGCTCCGGAAAATCCACTTTGGTGGCGCATTTAGCATTTGAGATGATTAAAGACAGGGTTCCGGCGCCGCTTTTTGATAAGCGGCTGGTGGAGTTAGAGATTGGAAGTCTGGTTTCCGGAGCGGCCGATGAAGAATTACAGAACCGAGTGAATCGGATAATTAATGAAATTGTGCTGGCGGGAAACATTATTTTATATATTCCTGATATGCATAATCTGGCACGTACTTCCGGGCAGGGCAAAATGAATGCGGCAGATATTTTACTCCCCGCCATAAAAGGCGACGCCTTTTCGGTGATTGGCGCAACCTCTCCTCGGGAGTTCAAGCAATATTTGGAAGCGAGTAGTGATTTGGTCAGCGGTTTCGAAAATATTAAAGTTCAGGAAATAAGCGAGGCTGAGGCCGTGCAGTTTCTGGTTTATGAAAGCTTGATTTTGGAGCGAGAATTTAAAACAGTAATCAGCTTTTCCGCCTTGAAGGAAGCGACTAAGCTGGCGCATCAATATTTCCGGGATAAAATGCTTCCTGCGAGCGCCGAAGATTTATTGAAAGAATCATTGGCCGATTCGGTGAGTAAAAAGAAGAAAATTCTTACGGCAGAGGATGTGGTGGCAGTGGCAGAAAAGAAGGTGAACGTGCCGATCCACAAAGCGGGCAAGGCGGAAGCGGAGCAGTTGTTGAATTTGGAAGAGCTTATTCATGAGCGGATGGTGGATCAGGTAGAAGCAGTGGGGGCGGTGGCGCGCTCATTGCGGGAGTATCGTAGCGGGTTGAGCCGAAAAGGAGGCCCGATTGCCACCTTTTTGTTCGTTGGCCCGACTGGTGTGGGCAAGACCGAACTTTCGAAAATTTTAGCTAAAGTTCAATTTGGCTCAAAAGAAGAGATGATACGTCTGGATATGTCTGAATATCAGGAAAAATCCAGCATTTCCCGGTTGATTGGTTCCGCTGACGGTGGCGTTTCCGGAGTTTTGACCGGAGCCATTGCGGAAAAGCCGTACTCTTTGATTCTTTTGGATGAGTTTGAGAAGGCGCACCCTGATATTTTAAATTTGTTCTTGCAGGTTTTTGATGATGGTCGTTTAACTGATAGCGTAGGCCGCACTATGGATTTTCAAAATACGATTATTATTGCCACCAGCAATGCCAATTCGGAATTTATAAAGACGCAGATTGAAGCGGGGGTGGCAGTAAAAGAAATCTCGGAACAATTGAAAAAGAAACTGACGGAGCACTTTAAGCCGGAGTTGCTCAACCGCTTTTCAGGCATTGTTGTTTTCAAACCGCTCTCACCGGAAGACATTGCGGCAATCACCGTGATTCAATTAGGAGACCTAGCCGCCACCTTGAGAGAGAATCAGGGTATCGATTTATCGTTTGATTCGGCAGTAATTTCGGAAATTGCTCGATTGGGCTATGATCCGGTTTTTGGAGCCCGCCCGTTGAGGGGGGTGATCTCCGAGAAATTAAAGGGAGTCTTATCGGAGAAGATATTGAAAGGAGAGGTTAAAAAAGGAGATAATATAAAGATAGATTTCAAATCCGAAAGATTTGAAATAGTTAAAAGTTAA
- the infC gene encoding translation initiation factor IF-3, whose translation MIKRYSYFRKKKMRARCFKEHLGGGWAWLVRCLFYERTTTEREENPAVGAGLFCVREAMRPRLLPNNRFSAIFLPIQSSRINNQIKASELMVIDEEGKPLGKMKTTDALKLSLEKKLDLIEIAPNAKPPVARIMSYDKFRYQQEKKLKKQKAQQKSQELKQVQISPKEAPHDLEMKAGRVNKFMEEGHQVEIVMVLRGREKANKDFAREKLAGFVKMIEPEHKVITSAKDGGRGIYMQVAKK comes from the coding sequence ATGATAAAACGGTATTCTTATTTTCGCAAGAAAAAAATGAGGGCGCGTTGCTTTAAGGAACATCTCGGAGGCGGTTGGGCTTGGCTCGTTCGTTGTCTGTTTTACGAACGAACAACCACCGAGAGAGAAGAAAACCCCGCCGTTGGAGCGGGGTTATTCTGTGTCCGAGAAGCAATGCGCCCGAGACTATTGCCTAATAACCGTTTTTCTGCTATATTTCTACCTATCCAAAGTTCACGCATAAACAACCAAATAAAAGCTTCTGAGTTGATGGTAATCGACGAGGAGGGAAAGCCGTTGGGCAAAATGAAGACGACCGACGCCCTAAAGCTCTCTCTTGAGAAGAAACTCGACCTCATTGAGATTGCCCCCAATGCCAAGCCTCCGGTAGCCCGGATAATGAGCTATGATAAGTTCCGCTACCAGCAGGAAAAGAAGCTCAAGAAGCAAAAAGCTCAACAGAAATCCCAAGAGCTGAAGCAGGTGCAGATTAGCCCAAAAGAGGCGCCACACGATTTGGAAATGAAGGCAGGCCGCGTGAATAAATTCATGGAAGAAGGTCATCAGGTAGAGATTGTGATGGTGCTTCGCGGCAGAGAAAAGGCCAACAAGGATTTTGCCCGAGAAAAACTGGCCGGCTTCGTGAAAATGATCGAACCTGAACATAAAGTGATTACTTCGGCGAAAGATGGAGGACGAGGAATCTATATGCAAGTAGCAAAAAAATAA
- a CDS encoding NUDIX domain-containing protein, whose translation MDHKPTTPSRDNSKKIISAGIIIFRKTGEGYKFLLLYHGRNYWNFAKGKLEASERSWQAALREVREETGLKATELKFVENFKAYERFFLSRGKEKILKIVILYLAETRQPNVTVSFEHEGYAWFTFSEAKKVMARYPDNIKILTTAYDFLKKNQLSHAKANSTLPAASVIKPPEHKK comes from the coding sequence ATGGATCACAAGCCAACGACCCCAAGTAGGGATAACTCAAAAAAGATTATTTCGGCTGGGATAATTATTTTCCGGAAAACCGGCGAGGGGTACAAATTTTTGTTGCTTTATCACGGCCGGAATTATTGGAATTTTGCCAAGGGAAAGCTGGAGGCCTCCGAGCGGAGTTGGCAGGCGGCTTTGCGGGAAGTGCGGGAAGAGACCGGCTTGAAAGCGACCGAGTTGAAATTCGTGGAAAACTTCAAAGCTTATGAACGGTTCTTCTTAAGCAGGGGGAAAGAGAAAATACTCAAGATTGTTATTTTATATCTGGCGGAGACTCGCCAACCCAACGTGACCGTGTCGTTTGAGCATGAGGGATATGCGTGGTTCACTTTCAGTGAAGCAAAAAAAGTGATGGCTCGTTATCCGGATAACATTAAAATTCTTACCACTGCTTACGATTTTTTAAAGAAAAACCAATTATCCCACGCTAAAGCGAACAGTACCTTACCCGCAGCTTCAGTTATTAAGCCGCCAGAGCATAAGAAATAA
- a CDS encoding DNA cytosine methyltransferase: MKKQIRTIDLFAGCGGLSLGFKQAGFTLVGAVDNWEPAVATYRKNFTDHEIFDLDLANVPKSVGALKEMKPDLIVGGPPCQDFSHAGKRDEDGGRAGLSVSYAKIIAGIKPKWFLMENVDQITKSGKLVEARAIFKKAGYGLTEKILDASFCGVPQKRKRFFMIGALNAKDGFALPIIEARMSEQSMTMREYFGNELGIEYYYRHPRNYNRRAVFSIDEPSPTIRGVNRPVAKGYPGHSLDYVKDLSKVRPLTTHERARVQTFPKKFVFEGSRTEVEQQIGNAVPVNLARFIAGVLKEFIQNGTPEAASATPINKRKIAVFA, from the coding sequence ATGAAAAAACAAATCAGAACAATCGACTTATTTGCTGGATGCGGGGGGCTCTCTCTAGGCTTTAAACAGGCTGGGTTTACTTTAGTTGGAGCAGTGGATAATTGGGAGCCCGCCGTAGCAACTTATCGGAAGAATTTTACCGACCATGAAATTTTCGACCTAGATTTGGCAAACGTTCCTAAAAGTGTAGGTGCGTTAAAAGAGATGAAGCCAGATTTAATAGTTGGTGGACCACCCTGCCAAGATTTTTCGCATGCCGGGAAAAGGGATGAGGACGGGGGGAGAGCTGGCCTTTCCGTGTCCTATGCGAAAATTATTGCTGGAATAAAACCAAAATGGTTTCTAATGGAGAACGTAGATCAAATTACCAAATCAGGAAAACTTGTAGAGGCGCGTGCTATTTTTAAAAAGGCCGGATACGGTTTAACCGAAAAGATTCTTGACGCAAGTTTCTGCGGAGTACCACAAAAACGCAAAAGATTTTTTATGATTGGGGCGCTTAATGCCAAAGATGGCTTCGCTTTGCCGATCATAGAAGCGAGAATGAGCGAGCAATCAATGACGATGCGGGAGTATTTTGGCAATGAACTAGGTATTGAGTATTATTATCGCCATCCAAGAAATTATAATCGTCGTGCGGTTTTCAGTATCGATGAGCCGAGCCCCACGATAAGGGGCGTAAATCGGCCCGTGGCAAAAGGATACCCGGGGCATTCTCTTGATTACGTAAAAGATCTAAGTAAAGTTCGTCCTCTTACGACACACGAAAGAGCAAGAGTTCAAACCTTTCCAAAAAAGTTTGTATTTGAAGGATCGAGAACAGAAGTTGAGCAGCAAATCGGCAATGCAGTTCCTGTAAATTTAGCAAGATTTATCGCTGGGGTACTGAAAGAGTTTATTCAAAATGGCACGCCCGAAGCTGCATCAGCTACCCCTATTAATAAAAGGAAGATTGCGGTTTTCGCCTAG
- a CDS encoding HindVP family restriction endonuclease, producing MLDHNDKPGLYGIVNSNKDFTNEASWGKNQFNNTFPAALASYMAAKNLTLPYIKLDKDFSIYHDSISVKQLFGIDPASPEIFFSFESEYEPYRDLVEQWLPRVDLVIKRGSSGQLAALKPLEVKLTALPDDQTSSFGEEDYGSELVVRPDTIVYLALSMAHAARNKKDIFAKALRSVCDQKIDWTKEAKVEPLIPRLIKGIDKILLENPDLESPLMIQPIWKTKGKSVALTENCLDIFVWSNFALTRLFINQTSDNGSITRPERTIVWLAKMLHQFSIKGKIDHQFIIDSYTYGTKNDKAFAIGGLRTREYMRSPEIMKPRITRSEIKNIILGGGERLLSPERRFDGIVQNAVDLFS from the coding sequence ATGTTAGATCACAACGATAAACCGGGGCTTTACGGGATTGTAAACTCAAACAAAGACTTCACTAACGAGGCCTCTTGGGGCAAGAACCAATTCAATAATACTTTTCCGGCGGCCTTAGCGAGCTACATGGCGGCCAAAAATTTGACCCTTCCGTATATTAAGCTGGATAAGGATTTTTCTATATATCACGATTCCATTTCGGTTAAGCAACTATTCGGAATTGATCCTGCGTCGCCGGAAATATTTTTTTCCTTTGAGTCAGAGTATGAGCCATATAGAGACTTAGTAGAGCAATGGCTGCCGAGAGTGGATTTGGTTATAAAAAGAGGATCCAGCGGGCAGCTTGCCGCGCTAAAACCACTCGAGGTAAAGCTAACGGCCCTCCCGGATGACCAAACCTCGTCTTTTGGCGAAGAAGATTACGGTAGCGAACTAGTTGTAAGGCCTGACACAATCGTTTATCTTGCCCTAAGCATGGCTCATGCCGCGCGAAATAAGAAAGACATATTTGCAAAGGCCCTCCGGTCTGTATGTGATCAAAAAATTGATTGGACCAAAGAAGCCAAAGTGGAGCCCTTGATACCGAGACTAATCAAGGGGATAGATAAAATCTTGTTAGAAAATCCAGACTTAGAATCACCGCTCATGATACAACCCATTTGGAAAACCAAGGGGAAGTCGGTGGCTCTCACGGAAAACTGCCTAGATATATTTGTTTGGAGTAATTTTGCACTAACAAGATTATTTATAAATCAGACATCGGACAATGGATCGATAACTAGGCCAGAGCGAACGATAGTGTGGTTGGCGAAAATGCTCCATCAATTTTCCATTAAAGGAAAGATTGACCACCAATTTATCATAGACTCTTACACTTACGGAACGAAGAATGACAAAGCATTTGCTATTGGCGGTCTCAGAACAAGAGAATATATGCGATCCCCAGAGATAATGAAACCGCGCATTACAAGATCTGAAATTAAAAACATTATTCTTGGTGGCGGAGAAAGACTTCTAAGTCCCGAACGACGATTCGATGGCATTGTGCAGAACGCCGTCGACCTATTTTCATAG
- a CDS encoding histidine phosphatase family protein, whose product MGWPRKLVLVRHAQSTGNLLTVEQRADLPEPAHEYELTELGCQQAEITGLYLKKRFCEFDACFSSHYLRARQTLAIAMPNAKAIEDSRLAEAQRGIWHRMNKEKVCQLYPGEVERREQEDLYQYRPIGGENWPDIEMRIHSFRQSLFLEHDDEKVLAIVHGNWFNLFQKVNDGLTAEEVLHRYKLDNHGVVDNASVTIYRGKSVNGKPRLVLEEENIVPWRVLEEI is encoded by the coding sequence ATGGGTTGGCCTAGGAAGTTGGTATTGGTGCGGCATGCGCAATCTACCGGGAATTTACTTACAGTAGAACAGCGAGCGGATTTGCCGGAGCCGGCTCATGAATACGAGCTTACGGAGTTAGGGTGCCAGCAGGCAGAAATTACCGGGTTGTATCTGAAAAAGAGATTTTGCGAGTTTGACGCTTGTTTTTCCTCTCACTATCTTCGAGCGCGCCAGACTTTGGCGATTGCCATGCCTAATGCTAAGGCGATCGAAGATTCCCGGTTAGCGGAAGCTCAGCGAGGCATCTGGCATCGGATGAATAAAGAGAAAGTTTGCCAACTTTACCCAGGAGAGGTTGAACGAAGAGAGCAGGAAGACCTCTATCAGTATCGCCCGATTGGCGGGGAAAACTGGCCAGATATCGAAATGCGAATCCATAGCTTCCGTCAGTCGCTTTTCTTGGAGCATGACGATGAAAAGGTTTTGGCTATCGTGCATGGCAATTGGTTTAATCTTTTCCAGAAAGTGAACGATGGCCTAACCGCAGAGGAAGTGTTGCATCGTTATAAATTGGATAATCACGGAGTAGTCGACAACGCTTCGGTTACGATTTATCGGGGGAAGTCCGTTAACGGAAAGCCCCGATTGGTACTTGAAGAAGAAAATATCGTTCCCTGGCGAGTGCTGGAAGAAATTTAA
- the arfB gene encoding alternative ribosome rescue aminoacyl-tRNA hydrolase ArfB, whose amino-acid sequence MSSKVPEKEITESFARSGGPGGQNVNKVETKVEVRWRPQSSAAFTDEEKSRIQKVLKNKISQDGELIVVAQKKRSQEQNRSLAMEKLQELVAAALIIKKKRKPTKPTKSSKERRLTSKRKTSEKRQNRRVKYSE is encoded by the coding sequence ATGAGTTCAAAAGTTCCAGAAAAAGAAATTACAGAAAGCTTCGCGCGCTCCGGCGGGCCGGGCGGGCAGAACGTAAACAAAGTAGAAACAAAAGTAGAGGTGCGCTGGCGGCCTCAAAGCTCGGCGGCTTTTACTGATGAAGAAAAATCTCGTATTCAAAAAGTATTAAAAAATAAAATCAGCCAAGATGGTGAGTTGATTGTGGTCGCCCAGAAAAAACGCTCGCAAGAGCAAAACCGCTCACTCGCGATGGAAAAATTGCAGGAGCTAGTCGCCGCAGCTCTAATCATCAAGAAAAAACGCAAACCCACCAAACCAACGAAGAGTTCCAAAGAAAGGCGCCTCACCTCCAAACGAAAAACCAGCGAGAAGCGCCAAAACCGGAGAGTAAAATATTCTGAATAA
- a CDS encoding DedA family protein produces MEPVSGFFGFVTEYGYLAVFLLVFIQELGIPTVPNELILIFAGALTTIGELDFWAMFWITVAADVIGTSILYFIFYFFEKKIMERIPKWLPINHYLDKIKAKIEKHDKWAIFIGRMLPYGRGYVSAAAGILNISYRTFLPMVVLSAIIWTGGYVTLGHFLGYQWKHVADFVAGYQWVVVVAFLIVVIGWVYWSHRKKKAADVKLNNGSQANDPK; encoded by the coding sequence ATGGAACCCGTTAGCGGATTTTTTGGTTTTGTAACTGAATATGGCTACCTAGCCGTTTTTTTATTGGTCTTTATCCAAGAGCTGGGAATTCCGACCGTTCCGAATGAGTTAATTTTAATTTTCGCCGGAGCCCTGACTACTATTGGCGAATTAGATTTTTGGGCGATGTTCTGGATAACAGTAGCGGCCGATGTGATTGGCACCAGCATTCTTTATTTCATCTTTTACTTTTTTGAGAAGAAGATTATGGAGAGAATCCCCAAATGGCTTCCCATCAATCATTATCTCGACAAAATAAAAGCGAAAATAGAGAAACATGATAAATGGGCGATATTTATCGGTAGGATGTTGCCTTATGGCCGCGGCTACGTTTCTGCCGCTGCCGGTATCCTGAATATTTCTTATCGGACATTTTTGCCGATGGTCGTACTGTCGGCGATTATCTGGACAGGAGGTTATGTAACACTTGGGCATTTCTTGGGCTACCAATGGAAGCACGTGGCGGATTTTGTGGCGGGCTATCAGTGGGTAGTGGTAGTCGCTTTCCTCATAGTTGTAATCGGGTGGGTTTATTGGAGCCATCGAAAAAAGAAGGCGGCTGATGTAAAATTAAACAATGGATCACAAGCCAACGACCCCAAGTAG